AAAACTCTAACCACCCGTCTAGCTTACTTGATCGCTAGTAAGGGTGTGCCTCCCCAAAACACCCTTACCTTAACTTTTACCAACAAGGCCGCTAAAGAAATGCAAGAAAGAGCTGGGCAACTTTTGCGACTCTGTGGGCATACGCACACGCAATCTGCATGGCTGACCACTTTTCATAAATTTGGATTTGCTTTTCTTAAGGAACACGCCTCGCTATTGGAACAAAAAAAATTTAAACTGGTCTCTCCTGAAGAAGCCAAGACACTCAGCAGGAGTGCCATTCTTAATCTTAAACCCGGTTTCATGGATGCAGATGTGTATTTAGGCCATGCATTTAAAATGATCTCTAGAATCAAGAATCATCAAATTGATCTAAGAAATTGCTATCCGGATATCCAAAAGGCCTACACTATTTACCAAGACATTCTATTAAAAGAAGATCGAATCGATCTAGATGATCTGTTAGCCATCCCTTATGCCTTGCTCGATCGTTTGCCTGATTTGGCCATCTATACTAGCCAGCGCTACGCCTTTATTATGGTTGATGAATACCAAGACACTAACCCACTACAATTTAAACTCTTGCAAAAACTCTGCACCACCCATCAAAATTTATGCGTGGTGGGCGATGACGATCAGAGCATTTATGCTTTTAGGGGTGCAGACATTAGCAATATTTTAGATTTTCAAGATCAATTCCCTCAAGCCAAAGTGATCAAATTAGAGCAAAATTACCGCTCCTCCAAAGAGATTGTCAAATGTGCCAACACCCTTATTGCACATAATACACAGCGTCATCACAAACGCCTCTTTACACACAAACCCAACCACCAAGATCAACGCCTTGTCTGCAGGCATTTTAACGATTCTCAAGAGGAAAGCGCGTTTCTTGTGCGCACGATTTTAGAACGCATTGAGTGTGGAGTCGCCCACCATGAAATTGCCATTTTATACCGCCTTAACACCCTTTCTAAAGGTGTGGAAGAGAGTTTGCGGCGCGCACAAATCCCCTATAGAATCGTAGGCAGTGTAGGGTTTTTTGGACGCAGTATTGTCAAAGACCTTTTGGCGTATTTGCATGTTATCCACGATCCTTGTAATGATGAGAAGTTATTAAGAATTATCAATAAGCCCCCTCGTGGCTTAGGAGTCAATCGGGTAGAAAAAATCACACGGCTTTCTCAAGAAAAAGGGCTTTGTATTTATCAGCTCTATGTGCAAGGCCTGCTAGATTCTGTTTTAGACGCACGAGGGCGTAAAGGATTAAAAACGCTCTTTGATCATGTGCAAAAGTGGCAATCCCACAAAGGGGCCGGGGTGTTAGACACACTTCTACAAACTTTTCCCCTTGATTTAGATTGCAGTGAAGACGAACTTACCTGTGTAGAGAGTTTAAAAATAATGCTTGAAGATCACTTTGAGGATCGGCAAGCTAGTTTAGCAGATTTTTTAGAGCAAAGTATCTTAGAAGAACCCAGAGTGAAGACCACAAATGCGCTCTCTTGCATGAGTGTGCATGCGGCTAAGGGGTTGGAGTTTCGGGTTGTGTTCGTGGTGGGCTTTGAAGAGGGCTTTTTTCCTTATTACAAGGCAGATTTAGAGGAAGAGCGCCGTCTCTGCTATGTGGCGATCACGCGCGCTAAAGAGGAACTATATTTATGCAGTGTGGCTCAAAGACTCTATTTTAACAAGCTACAACAGGGCTTAAAACCCTCGTCTTTCTTAGAGGAGGCAAAACTTTTGATCGGGACAAATCGATGCGCTCCCTTATTCTAAGTCTATTTTGCGCGCATATTCTGCTAGCCAATCCCATCAACTTTTTAAGCCAATGTCTGCAAAAGGCCTATACAGATTTTTACCATGCCTATGTATTCCAAATCCGTAGCGTGCAGGTGGATTTGACAAGCGGAAACCTAGATCAATTAGACGCATTTCTTAAACCTTATGAGCAAAAAGGCCTCATGCCCATCGCTCTGCGTCCCCAACAACTTTTGCGTTCCGATGGGTGGATGCGTGTGGGGGGCGCATTGCTCAAATACCAAATCATCGCAGATATTCAAATTTACAAAACCAAGAGCGCGCTCAAGAAAGACACCAACCTAGATAATAGCGTGCTGTATGCCCAAAGCGTGCCCTTTGAACGCTTTAACACTCTTCCTATTGATTCTTCTTATATCAACAATAGCAGCACCAAGAGTTTTTTGGGGGCTAATACCCTTTTGAGTGTGGATAAAGTCGCTCCCAAGATTTTGGTTTATAAAAACGAGATTTTTAGCGCGACCTTGACCAGTGGGTCTATTTCTTTGGAAACTTCTTTGCAGGCTCTACAAAATGGGAGCTTAAACCAAGTGATTGAGGCTTTGAATGTGCAGAGTAAAAAGCGCGTGCAGGTGAGAATCACAGGGCTACTTAAAGGAGAGGTGTTATGAAATTGGTCGTAGGAATCAGCGGGGCGAGCGGGACACAACTCGCGCTTAAATTCTTAGAGCATATCCCTAAAGAATACGCCCTTTTTGTGGTGATAAGCCAGAGTGCTAAACGCGTGGCACGCGCTGAAGAGGGCCTTGATCTTAAAAGCACACTCAAACAATGGCAACGCCCCCTAGAAATCTTTGAAGAATCCCAAATTAATGCGCCCATTGCCTCAGGGAGTTTTGGTATAGATGCAATGGCAATCATTCCAGCAAGCCTAAATATTGTAGCTAAAATCGCGCATGGAATTTGTGATGAATTGATGAGTCGCGCCGCGGCCGTAATGCTTAAAGAGCAGAAAAAACTTTTAATTGCCCCTAGAGAATTGCCCCTGCATAGCATTGCCCTAGAAAATCTGCTCGCTCTAGCGCGCGCCCAAGTGATCATCGCCCCGCCCATGCTCACTTACTACACAAAGCCCCAAGATTTAGAAAGTATGGAGCTTTTTTTAGTGGGCAAGTGGTTAGATGCTTTGGGCATTGATAACCATCTTTACACGCGTTGGGGGCAACCATGCTAGAACATTGCGCTATCTATCCGGGGACTTTTGATCCCATCACCAATGGGCATTTGGACATTATCCAGCGTGCGAGCGCGCTTTTTGGGAGGCTCGTGGTGGCGATTGCGCGCTCTAAGGCAAAATCGCCCATGTTTAGCCTAGAAGAGCGTTTAGAGATGATGCGCTTGAGCATTGCGCCTTTGGCGCGCGTGGAGTGCATGGGCTTTGAGGGTTTGCTGGTGGATTTGGCTAGAGAGCGCAATGCACGCTATATTATTAGAGGCTTAAGGGCGGTGAGTGATTTTGAATTTGAGTTCCAGATGGGCTATGCTAACAAGTCTTTAAACCCGCAATTAGAAACCCTCTATTTCATGCCCGCCTTGCAAAACGCCTTTATTAGCGCGTCTGTGGTGCGCTCTATCTTGGCTCATAAGGGGCAGATCGCCCATCTAGTGCCCGCGAGCGTGGTGGATTTCATCCAAAGGCGGGGCGATGTGGATCGTGTTTGAGGGGGTGGATACCAGTGGCAAAAGCACTCAAATCAATCTACTCAAACCCCTTTTTCCCAAAGCCATTTTTAGCCTAGAGCCCGGAGGCACGGCACTGGGCGAGCATCTGCGCCAAGCCGCCTTGCATGGTGCTTTTTGCGCCCAAACCCAATTTCTCTTATTTCTAGCCGATCGCGCCTTGCATTTAGAGGAGGTGATCAAACCCAATGCGCACAAACTGATTTTTAGCGATCGCTCTTTAGTGTCTGGTTTGGCATATTCTAGCTATGGCTTAGAACACGCATGGGAGTTGCACCGCGCACATGGTTTGGATGTGTTGCCGGATATGGTCTTATTGTTCAAGTTAAACGCCCACACCCTAGAAATGCGCCTGCAAGCCAAAAACCCCGATGGGATCGAATCTAGGGGGGTGGATTTTTTAATGCGCGTACAAGAACGCTTAGAGCAAGCTTGCGCTCTGCTAGGCGTGCGCACGGAGTCTATTAATGCTTCTAAGAGTGTGGAGGAGGTGCACAAAATAGTGCTAGAAAAAATCTATGCGCTGTGTGCTCTGTGAGAGTTGGACACGCCCTTTTAATTTGGTGTGCGCACGCTGTGATCCCCTCTTAGAGCCCCAAATTTTAGTGCGTGAAGTGGAGGGAATCGCCATTTATGGGTTTTACCTCTATGAAGAAATAGAAATGCTTTTAAAGAGTAAGTATTATGATATTGGGAGTCGGATTTTAATTCTTTTAGCCCGCAAGGCAGGACACACTTTTGAACAAGAGATCAAGCCCTCCTTGCAACTTCCCTCCAAACTTCAAGGAATCGCCATTGATGACATGCCCAAAAGGGCCTATGCGCATAGCGCGGTGATACTTAAAGGGTTCTGCCAAGCAAGCAAGTTATCCGCCTTATATAACCAACTTAGAGCGACTAAAAATATCACCTATGCGGGAAAGAGTCGCGATTTTCGCCAAAACCACCCTAAAGGTTTTACTTTTAAGGGCGTGAGGGGGGATTACTTTTTAGTGGACGATATTTTTACGACAGGAACGACTATGCAACAAGCCATTGTAACCTTAGAAAAGGCAGAGGCTAGGGTGCATTTTGGAGTGGTGCTCGCCCACGCTAAACATTAGATTTACGAGGCAAATTATAACGGCGGCGTTTTTCCCAAAGAGATTTACGGCTAATGCCTAGATGTTTGGCTAATTCGGTGTCGGTGTAGCATGGGCTAAACTGCACGATGGCGTTTTTTTCATAGTCTTGGATGGAGAGTAGCTCTAAGGGCATGCCCATTTCTTGGTGATCCTCTAAATCGATCACATTTTCAAAATCAAGCGACCCAACTCCTACAAAGGAAATAATAGCGTTGCGCTTGCCAAGAATTTTAAGACATCTATCTCTCTCAGAGGGTTTTAACGCCTCTAAATGCGTAGCATAGACAGTGCCTTGAATATTTTCTAAAGACACATCTTTCAAAGAGATAAATTCCAAATTAAGATGGTGGGTGCGGGCGTAGTGTAGGGCAAAAATATCGGCGTTGTTTTGGGTATGGCTACGGATAATAAGAGGGAGGGAGCGTTCCATGTGGGGGCTAAAATTGCGTTGCGTGATCATAGCATCTAGGTATTTATCATAGAGGCGCACACGATTTAAAATCTCTTTATAGGCCTTATGATAGTTGATTCGACGAATCAAGTCTTCCATTTTAAAAGGTTTTAAAATATAGTCCTTTGCACCGGCTTGCAGAGGGCGATTTACACTATCTTCGCTAATGAAATTGGTCATCATGATAGTGATTGAATCGGAGTTTTTGCGCACAAAGTGCGCACAGCGATCCACACACACTTTGGCAGATATTAAGACCACATCGTAATCTTCCTTAAAATTATGAAAGATACTTGAGACAACTTGGCAGTGGTAGCCTATGCCTGTAAGCGCGTTGGCAATGCTTTGGGCTAGGTGGACCTCATCCTCAACAATTAAAGCGGTTTCAACTTTTTTCATGCAGATCGATAGGGCGACTCGTGATTTGCACCACAGCCTGCGCGCCCATGCCTTCCTTTCTTCCTATGAATCCCAAGCCCTCCAAAGTAGTGGCTTTAAGATTAACCTGATGGGGGTGTATGCGCAACAAATTAGCGACATTTTGACAGATACGCTCTCTATAGGGAGCGATCTTTGGAATTTCAGTCAAGAGATTGAGATCCACACTTTGCACAATATAGCCCATGTTTTGCAAGAGAGCATAAATTTCTTGGAGCATGATCGCCGAATCCATATTTTTAAAACGAGGGTCTTGATCGCTAAAATACATCCCAATATCCCCTCCCTTGATCGCGCCCAAGATCGCATCACTGAGCGCGTGCAATAAAACATCCCCATCACTATGGGCTTTGAGTCCTAAATTTTGACAATCTGCAGATTCAATGAGGATTCCGCCAAGCTTGAGGGGTTTGTGCAACTCGAAAGCGTGCGTGTCAAAACCCATGCCAGTATGCTGAGTTGGCGGATCGATAAGGGGGGCCAATATAGCAAAATCCCAACGATGGGTGAGTTTGTGCAGGTGCGCGCTTCCCTCTATGAATTCTACCCGCGCGCCCAAGTGCAATAAAGCACTGCTCTCATCGGTAAATTTTCCTAGTCCATAGGCTTTTTTCAGGCTAGAAGTCAAGCAAATTTGGGGGGTCTGCACACAGCGGACCTCTTGTCTGTTCAGTGTCCATGGGGGTGTCCCACAAACAAGAGTATCGCTAGGAGGCATAGCCGGGGCAACGCCATCTAAGGTTTGTTTTTGCATGGTGTCAAAAAGATTGAACAGCACACGCAAATCTAGTCCAAAACGGGCGACATCACTCACCACCACAAAATGGCTTTCTACATGCACTAGGGCATTTTGCACGCTCTCTTGACGGCTTTCTCCGCCCACCACCACGCAGGCACTAGGTAGGCGTTGTTGCACAAAAACCCGCTCTACAGGATTACTCACCACGATAACAATGCGCTCAAAACACCCCAAACGGGCAAATTGCTCATACACTCTCTGCCACAAGGGCATGCCGTGCACTAAAATCCATTGCTTTTTGAGGTTTTCTAAGCCCTCTAGGCCCTCCACAAAACGCCTGCCCTGTCCTGCAGCTGCTAGGATTAGCGAGACTCCCATGCCTTTAAAAACACTAAAATCTATCTCTTTTAATTTTGTCTCTTTTAATTTTGGCATAACCATTCATTGTATTACGACTTGACTTAAAATAAGCTAATACTCTATGCTTAGTGGTTAAAAATATCTCAAAAGCTTACCAAGAGCAACATATAAGGGTATCTTGGCTTTTAAGTTGCGCTACGCTATGTTAGGACATCTTAATAAGAGGAGATAAGATGGCACGCACATATTGCGCTAAACGCGCCAACGACCCAATTAAAACCCAATTACACTACGCCAAGAAGGGTATGATCACTGAAGAGATGGCTTATATTGCCAATGTAGAGGAAGTAAGTCCAGAATGCGTGCGCGCAGAGGTAGCGCGCGGGCGTTTGATCATCCCGGCTAATATCCAACACCAAAATTTAGAGCCTATGGGCATTGGGATTGCGTTAAAAACTAAGATCAACGCTAACATTGGAAGTTCTGCCATCATCCACTCAGTGGATGAAGAGGTAGAAAAATTGCGCATCGCTATCAAATACGGAGCAGATACCGTGATGGATCTCTCCACCGGTGGGGATTTAGATATGATTCGCGCAGAGATCATTAACGCCTCCAGTGTGCCTATTGGCACTGTGCCGATGTATCAAATTCTGCACGATGTTAATAACGATGTGATGAAACTAGACATCGACACAATGCTAGCTGTATTAGAGAAACAAGCTAAACAAGGGGTGAGCTACTTTACCATCCACTGCGGGTTTTTGCTCGAACACATGCCCTATGTGAGCAAACGCAAAATGGGGATTGTGAGTCGAGGGGGGAGTTTAATGGCCTCTTGGATGATGCATTATCACAAACAAAACCCCTTTTACGAAGCTTTTGATGACATCTTAGCCATTTGCCAAGCTTACGATGTAAGCTTGAGCTTGGGGGATTCTTTACGCCCGGGTTGTTTGGCTGATGCTAGCGACACCGCCCAATTTGCAGAACTCAAAGTTTTAGGGGAGTTAGCCAAGCGTGCTTATGAAAAAGATGTGCAGGTGATGATTGAAGGTCCCGGACATGTGCCCTTAAATCAGATCGAGCGTAATGTCAAACTCCAGCAAGAGTTTTGTAATCAAGCCCCCTTTTATGTGCTAGGACCTTTGGTAACCGACATTGCTGCTGGCTACGATCATATCGCTAGCGCGATTGGGGCGTGTGTGGCGGCATGGAAGGGGGTGGCGATGCTCTGCTATGTAACGCCCAAAGAACATCTAGGCT
This portion of the Helicobacter felis ATCC 49179 genome encodes:
- a CDS encoding ATP-dependent helicase; translation: MKKILLADLNEPQREACMHVKGPLLILAGAGSGKTKTLTTRLAYLIASKGVPPQNTLTLTFTNKAAKEMQERAGQLLRLCGHTHTQSAWLTTFHKFGFAFLKEHASLLEQKKFKLVSPEEAKTLSRSAILNLKPGFMDADVYLGHAFKMISRIKNHQIDLRNCYPDIQKAYTIYQDILLKEDRIDLDDLLAIPYALLDRLPDLAIYTSQRYAFIMVDEYQDTNPLQFKLLQKLCTTHQNLCVVGDDDQSIYAFRGADISNILDFQDQFPQAKVIKLEQNYRSSKEIVKCANTLIAHNTQRHHKRLFTHKPNHQDQRLVCRHFNDSQEESAFLVRTILERIECGVAHHEIAILYRLNTLSKGVEESLRRAQIPYRIVGSVGFFGRSIVKDLLAYLHVIHDPCNDEKLLRIINKPPRGLGVNRVEKITRLSQEKGLCIYQLYVQGLLDSVLDARGRKGLKTLFDHVQKWQSHKGAGVLDTLLQTFPLDLDCSEDELTCVESLKIMLEDHFEDRQASLADFLEQSILEEPRVKTTNALSCMSVHAAKGLEFRVVFVVGFEEGFFPYYKADLEEERRLCYVAITRAKEELYLCSVAQRLYFNKLQQGLKPSSFLEEAKLLIGTNRCAPLF
- the flgA gene encoding flagellar basal body P-ring formation chaperone FlgA; the encoded protein is MRSLILSLFCAHILLANPINFLSQCLQKAYTDFYHAYVFQIRSVQVDLTSGNLDQLDAFLKPYEQKGLMPIALRPQQLLRSDGWMRVGGALLKYQIIADIQIYKTKSALKKDTNLDNSVLYAQSVPFERFNTLPIDSSYINNSSTKSFLGANTLLSVDKVAPKILVYKNEIFSATLTSGSISLETSLQALQNGSLNQVIEALNVQSKKRVQVRITGLLKGEVL
- a CDS encoding UbiX family flavin prenyltransferase, with protein sequence MKLVVGISGASGTQLALKFLEHIPKEYALFVVISQSAKRVARAEEGLDLKSTLKQWQRPLEIFEESQINAPIASGSFGIDAMAIIPASLNIVAKIAHGICDELMSRAAAVMLKEQKKLLIAPRELPLHSIALENLLALARAQVIIAPPMLTYYTKPQDLESMELFLVGKWLDALGIDNHLYTRWGQPC
- the coaD gene encoding pantetheine-phosphate adenylyltransferase; translated protein: MLEHCAIYPGTFDPITNGHLDIIQRASALFGRLVVAIARSKAKSPMFSLEERLEMMRLSIAPLARVECMGFEGLLVDLARERNARYIIRGLRAVSDFEFEFQMGYANKSLNPQLETLYFMPALQNAFISASVVRSILAHKGQIAHLVPASVVDFIQRRGDVDRV
- the tmk gene encoding dTMP kinase, whose protein sequence is MWIVFEGVDTSGKSTQINLLKPLFPKAIFSLEPGGTALGEHLRQAALHGAFCAQTQFLLFLADRALHLEEVIKPNAHKLIFSDRSLVSGLAYSSYGLEHAWELHRAHGLDVLPDMVLLFKLNAHTLEMRLQAKNPDGIESRGVDFLMRVQERLEQACALLGVRTESINASKSVEEVHKIVLEKIYALCAL
- a CDS encoding ComF family protein, which gives rise to MRCVLCESWTRPFNLVCARCDPLLEPQILVREVEGIAIYGFYLYEEIEMLLKSKYYDIGSRILILLARKAGHTFEQEIKPSLQLPSKLQGIAIDDMPKRAYAHSAVILKGFCQASKLSALYNQLRATKNITYAGKSRDFRQNHPKGFTFKGVRGDYFLVDDIFTTGTTMQQAIVTLEKAEARVHFGVVLAHAKH
- a CDS encoding response regulator, producing MKKVETALIVEDEVHLAQSIANALTGIGYHCQVVSSIFHNFKEDYDVVLISAKVCVDRCAHFVRKNSDSITIMMTNFISEDSVNRPLQAGAKDYILKPFKMEDLIRRINYHKAYKEILNRVRLYDKYLDAMITQRNFSPHMERSLPLIIRSHTQNNADIFALHYARTHHLNLEFISLKDVSLENIQGTVYATHLEALKPSERDRCLKILGKRNAIISFVGVGSLDFENVIDLEDHQEMGMPLELLSIQDYEKNAIVQFSPCYTDTELAKHLGISRKSLWEKRRRYNLPRKSNV
- the ispF gene encoding 2-C-methyl-D-erythritol 2,4-cyclodiphosphate synthase produces the protein MPKLKETKLKEIDFSVFKGMGVSLILAAAGQGRRFVEGLEGLENLKKQWILVHGMPLWQRVYEQFARLGCFERIVIVVSNPVERVFVQQRLPSACVVVGGESRQESVQNALVHVESHFVVVSDVARFGLDLRVLFNLFDTMQKQTLDGVAPAMPPSDTLVCGTPPWTLNRQEVRCVQTPQICLTSSLKKAYGLGKFTDESSALLHLGARVEFIEGSAHLHKLTHRWDFAILAPLIDPPTQHTGMGFDTHAFELHKPLKLGGILIESADCQNLGLKAHSDGDVLLHALSDAILGAIKGGDIGMYFSDQDPRFKNMDSAIMLQEIYALLQNMGYIVQSVDLNLLTEIPKIAPYRERICQNVANLLRIHPHQVNLKATTLEGLGFIGRKEGMGAQAVVQITSRPIDLHEKS
- the thiC gene encoding phosphomethylpyrimidine synthase ThiC; this encodes MARTYCAKRANDPIKTQLHYAKKGMITEEMAYIANVEEVSPECVRAEVARGRLIIPANIQHQNLEPMGIGIALKTKINANIGSSAIIHSVDEEVEKLRIAIKYGADTVMDLSTGGDLDMIRAEIINASSVPIGTVPMYQILHDVNNDVMKLDIDTMLAVLEKQAKQGVSYFTIHCGFLLEHMPYVSKRKMGIVSRGGSLMASWMMHYHKQNPFYEAFDDILAICQAYDVSLSLGDSLRPGCLADASDTAQFAELKVLGELAKRAYEKDVQVMIEGPGHVPLNQIERNVKLQQEFCNQAPFYVLGPLVTDIAAGYDHIASAIGACVAAWKGVAMLCYVTPKEHLGLPNAKDVREGILAYKIAAHAADIARGRINARVRDDLMSDARYAFEWNKQFELALDPDRAREYHDEALPQEVFKEAEFCSMCGPKFCSYKVSQDIFKNYKGA